Proteins from a single region of Campylobacter concisus:
- a CDS encoding DUF1837 domain-containing protein, with product MNYLTNKYEYESIQTYCFHIVFDINDEGRVYQKIDEWNEEIFNEIPFFALGKKRALEISSEFGPRKATRDGMELLYKVKEIKEANEYFISADKDAEDRYLKRGEFGELILYYLLERQFNKPQLISKIYFKDSPNGMVHGFDAVHYDKEKNELWLGESKFYKSLSNALQDLANDLFEHFNVNFFDSEFAIINNRLSDYYDDKEVSDEIRELIKSSTFIQRLSNINACFFALFDSKILDNFKFNDSGNTHNDFKDILEKFAKDTRKKFDQKIKDFGNRDRLKINLFLFPVESKFGLVKQLHEKLKKEQN from the coding sequence TTGAACTATTTAACAAATAAGTATGAGTATGAAAGCATTCAAACGTATTGCTTTCATATTGTTTTTGATATAAACGATGAAGGACGGGTATATCAAAAAATAGATGAGTGGAATGAGGAAATTTTTAATGAAATTCCATTCTTTGCACTTGGTAAAAAAAGAGCTTTAGAGATTTCATCGGAATTTGGTCCTAGAAAAGCTACTAGGGACGGCATGGAGTTGCTTTATAAAGTTAAAGAGATTAAAGAAGCTAACGAATATTTCATATCGGCAGATAAGGATGCAGAAGATAGATATTTAAAGCGTGGCGAATTTGGAGAGCTTATACTATATTATTTACTGGAAAGACAATTTAATAAACCACAACTTATATCCAAAATATATTTTAAAGATAGTCCAAACGGAATGGTTCATGGTTTTGATGCGGTTCATTATGACAAAGAGAAGAATGAACTCTGGTTAGGTGAGAGTAAATTTTATAAAAGCCTATCAAATGCATTACAGGATCTGGCTAATGATTTATTTGAGCATTTTAATGTTAATTTTTTTGATTCTGAATTTGCAATCATCAATAATAGATTAAGCGATTATTATGATGATAAAGAAGTGAGTGATGAAATAAGAGAATTAATTAAATCTAGTACTTTTATACAAAGACTATCAAATATAAATGCTTGCTTTTTTGCACTATTTGATAGTAAAATTTTAGACAATTTTAAATTTAACGATTCAGGAAATACGCATAACGATTTTAAAGATATATTGGAGAAATTTGCAAAAGATACTAGAAAAAAATTTGATCAAAAAATTAAAGATTTTGGCAATAGAGATAGACTTAAAATAAATTTATTTTTATTTCCGGTAGAAAGTAAATTTGGGCTAGTAAAGCAGCTACACGAAAAATTAAAAAAAGAGCAGAATTAA
- the guaA gene encoding glutamine-hydrolyzing GMP synthase, whose protein sequence is MNNTIIVLDFGSQYTQLIARRLREEGVYTEILPFNAKLSEIKAKEPKGIILSGGPASVYAKDAYFCDNGVFELNIPILGVCYGMQLLAHTHGAEVLAADQKEYGKAELNVIKEHELFKDTPSKQIVWMSHSDYVKDLPEGFEVIAISENSPYCAFGDDKRKFYAIQFHAEVQHSEYGTQILKNFAKYICGCESTWNMGSFAKNKIEEIRKTVGTHKVLCAVSGGVDSSVTAALLAAAVPENLILVFVDNGLLRTNEREQVEATFRTKLGVELVSIDASEIFLGRLAGVIDPEKKRKIIGETFIEIFEKEAKKHGDVKFLAQGTLYTDIIESSVVGSSKTIKSHHNVGGLPDWMTFELIEPLREIFKDEVRKLGLELGLSRDLVFRHPFPGPGLAIRIMGEVNKPSLELLRKADVILRDELKSTGWYNKTWQAFCVLLNVNSVGVMGDNRTYENAVCVRVVDASDGMTASFSRLPYDLLENVSRRIINEVNGINRVVYDISSKPPATIEWE, encoded by the coding sequence ATGAACAATACGATTATAGTTTTGGATTTTGGTTCGCAATACACTCAGCTAATAGCTAGAAGGCTAAGAGAAGAGGGCGTCTACACTGAAATTTTGCCATTTAATGCAAAGCTTAGTGAGATAAAGGCGAAAGAGCCAAAGGGTATCATTTTAAGTGGCGGTCCAGCTAGTGTTTATGCTAAAGATGCTTATTTTTGCGATAACGGCGTCTTTGAGTTAAACATTCCTATACTTGGCGTTTGCTACGGTATGCAACTGCTTGCTCACACGCATGGGGCTGAGGTTTTAGCAGCTGATCAAAAAGAGTATGGCAAGGCTGAGCTTAATGTTATTAAAGAGCATGAGCTATTTAAAGATACACCTTCAAAACAAATCGTATGGATGAGTCATAGTGACTATGTAAAGGACTTGCCAGAGGGCTTTGAAGTGATCGCTATTAGTGAAAATTCGCCTTATTGTGCTTTTGGCGATGATAAACGAAAATTTTATGCGATCCAGTTTCACGCAGAGGTACAACACAGCGAGTATGGCACACAAATTTTAAAGAATTTTGCTAAATATATCTGCGGCTGCGAGAGCACATGGAATATGGGAAGCTTCGCTAAAAATAAGATAGAAGAGATAAGAAAAACAGTAGGCACTCACAAGGTACTTTGTGCAGTTAGCGGTGGTGTGGACAGCTCCGTGACTGCGGCACTTTTAGCGGCTGCTGTGCCTGAAAATTTGATCCTTGTCTTTGTTGATAACGGACTTCTTAGAACAAACGAAAGAGAGCAGGTTGAAGCTACATTTAGAACAAAGCTTGGTGTTGAGCTAGTTAGCATAGACGCGAGCGAGATCTTCCTTGGCCGCTTAGCTGGCGTGATAGATCCTGAGAAAAAACGCAAGATCATAGGTGAGACCTTTATAGAAATTTTTGAAAAAGAGGCTAAAAAACATGGCGATGTGAAATTTTTAGCTCAAGGCACTCTTTATACTGATATCATCGAAAGCTCAGTCGTTGGCTCAAGCAAGACGATAAAGAGCCACCACAACGTTGGAGGCTTGCCTGATTGGATGACATTTGAGCTAATAGAGCCACTAAGAGAAATTTTTAAAGATGAGGTTAGAAAGCTAGGCCTTGAGCTTGGACTAAGCCGAGATCTAGTCTTTCGCCATCCTTTCCCAGGACCGGGCCTTGCTATTCGCATAATGGGTGAGGTAAATAAGCCAAGCTTAGAACTACTTCGTAAAGCTGATGTGATCTTGCGTGATGAGCTAAAGAGCACTGGCTGGTATAACAAAACTTGGCAGGCGTTCTGCGTACTTTTAAATGTAAATTCTGTTGGTGTTATGGGTGATAACCGCACTTATGAAAACGCTGTTTGCGTGCGTGTGGTCGATGCGAGCGATGGCATGACTGCAAGCTTCTCACGCCTGCCGTACGATCTGCTAGAAAACGTAAGCCGCCGCATTATAAACGAGGTAAATGGCATCAACCGCGTAGTTTACGACATCTCGAGCAAGCCACCTGCAACTATTGAGTGGGAGTAA
- the nhaD gene encoding sodium:proton antiporter NhaD — MRFFGLLGLFFAMAFGADGETAAIDLTTTWAGILSLIIFVVGYFFIAAEENFHIDKAKPAIFIGTFMFLLIGVYMLINGMDVHSLEHEVNHLILEIAQIVFFLMVAMTFIEALIERDVFNALKYNLVSKGYTYRKLFWLTGVLAFFISPVADNLTTALILSTVLLTIDRNNTNFLVAGAINIVVAANAGGAWSPFGDITTLMAWAAGKAPFVDFFALFPASIIGWFVTAFLLSRVVPSTAPHFDVANEPKVVMKKGGKAVIFIGAFTIFCAVMMHQLFHLPAMWGMMFGFSLLSLYTYYFKKAHKNEEPMHVFHYMSKIENNTLFFFFGILAAVGALHFAGFLNYAVSLYYKFGSTAVNIGVGFLSAIVDNVPVMSAVLKANPAMGADAGEAMSQWLLVTLTAGIGGSMISFGSAAGVGVMGKLKGIYTFGAHMKYAWMVVLGYIVSIIVWYVQFEIFHIYF; from the coding sequence ATGAGGTTTTTTGGACTTCTAGGCTTATTTTTCGCGATGGCTTTTGGTGCTGATGGAGAAACCGCAGCTATTGACTTAACTACTACATGGGCAGGAATTTTATCGCTTATAATTTTTGTTGTTGGATATTTTTTCATAGCAGCAGAAGAAAATTTCCATATCGACAAAGCAAAACCTGCTATTTTTATCGGTACATTTATGTTTCTACTTATCGGTGTTTATATGCTTATAAATGGCATGGATGTGCATTCGCTTGAACATGAGGTAAATCACCTGATTTTAGAGATCGCTCAGATCGTATTTTTCTTGATGGTAGCGATGACTTTTATCGAAGCACTTATAGAAAGAGACGTATTTAACGCACTTAAATATAATCTCGTATCAAAAGGCTATACTTATAGAAAACTATTTTGGCTAACTGGTGTTTTGGCATTTTTCATAAGCCCAGTGGCTGATAACCTAACAACAGCGCTTATTCTTTCAACCGTTCTTCTAACAATAGATAGAAATAATACAAATTTTCTAGTGGCTGGCGCAATAAACATTGTCGTTGCAGCAAACGCAGGTGGAGCATGGAGTCCATTTGGCGATATCACTACGCTTATGGCTTGGGCTGCTGGAAAAGCGCCGTTTGTCGATTTTTTCGCACTTTTCCCAGCATCTATCATAGGTTGGTTTGTAACGGCATTTTTACTTTCTCGTGTAGTGCCAAGTACTGCACCACATTTTGATGTGGCAAATGAGCCAAAAGTGGTTATGAAAAAAGGCGGTAAAGCGGTTATTTTTATAGGCGCATTTACTATCTTTTGTGCAGTTATGATGCATCAGCTTTTCCACTTGCCAGCGATGTGGGGCATGATGTTTGGCTTTTCACTACTTAGTCTTTATACTTACTATTTCAAAAAAGCTCACAAAAATGAAGAGCCAATGCATGTATTTCACTATATGTCAAAGATCGAAAACAACACACTATTTTTCTTCTTTGGAATTTTAGCTGCAGTTGGCGCTCTTCATTTTGCTGGATTTTTAAATTACGCTGTATCACTTTATTATAAATTTGGCTCAACTGCTGTAAATATCGGCGTTGGATTCCTTTCAGCGATCGTTGATAATGTCCCTGTTATGTCAGCTGTTTTGAAAGCAAATCCAGCAATGGGAGCTGATGCAGGCGAGGCAATGAGTCAGTGGCTACTAGTGACACTAACTGCTGGTATCGGCGGTTCGATGATCAGCTTTGGTTCAGCAGCTGGTGTTGGAGTAATGGGTAAATTAAAAGGAATTTATACCTTTGGTGCACATATGAAATACGCTTGGATGGTGGTTCTAGGATATATCGTATCGATCATTGTTTGGTATGTGCAGTTTGAAATTTTTCATATCTATTTTTAA